The Capra hircus breed San Clemente chromosome 25, ASM170441v1, whole genome shotgun sequence nucleotide sequence GGCCCCGCTCCACGCCCGTAGACCCCGCCCCGCTCCCCACGGCTGGGGACCCCGGCGCTCACCTGCACCAGCTTCAGCGCCACCAGCTTGAAGCCCTTCCTCTCGAAGCGCCGCACGATCTCGCCCACGAGCCGCCGCTGCACGCCGTCGGGCTTCACGGCCAGGAAGGTACGCTCGTGCACGCCGGTATAGGCTGCGGGGACCGGCGGGGTCGGGGCGCGTCAGGCTCGGCTGCACCCCCTCCCCGGCCCGCCCAGCCCGGCtgcaccccctccctgccccgcgTGGCCCGGCCCCCGCCGCTCACCCGCCGGGAAGAGGTTGGCGAAGATGGTCAGCACCAGGCAAATCATGATGGCGACGGCGGGGCGCGGGCGGCGCGGGCCCGAGGCGGGGGCGGCGCGCGGACCGGGGCGGAGCCTGTGCTTAAAGCGGCCTTGTCGCCGGGAGCCGCAGCCTCGGTGGGCTTAGCGAGGCGGCGCCTGTCGTCCAGGACCACACCGGGACCTCTACGACCGCGCCCGGGCCGCCCCAGTCCCCTCGGGTCTCCGCATCAACGGCCGTAAGCAGCAGTGACAGCCTGTTCCTCCCCGAAGCCCTGCCACCAGCCCGCTTTGGTCCCCCAACCCCAAACTCAAAAGAAGCCACATCCCAGGCTACGTCATGTGCCTTTATTCGCGTTCAGTTTCTGCCCGGGTCGTGGGAAGGGGAGCCAAGGTGGAAATGACAGGCCAGCACTGGGCTCCACACCTGCTGCCCTGCTGCTTCCAGCGTGCCCCCAGGAGCCACTTCTGGCAGTCAGATCTGCGCGCTGGTGAAGCCGGGACAGAGGAGACAAGCTGCAGACCGCACCCTTTCTACGAAAACGTAGATCCTCGACAAGTCGGCCGGGAGGTCAGGTCCAAGATACCAGGGGGGCTGATTCAGGTGTGACCCAAAGGGGTGCCCACTGTCTTGCACCCCCGCTCCCGCACTTTAGACTGCGGTGCCCTTGGTCTTTTGCTTCGCCTCCAGATTCTCAGGATAGTCCCAGGGATCAGTGCGTATCCTCTCCAGGCTGAGCATGGGCTCCTCCGTGCTGGGGTCTCCGTTTTTCTGTCGCTCTGCTAGAATCATGGCCCGGAGGAGCGGCGGGTAGGGGACGGGGCACGGCGTCTCCTCTGGCGCCGGCGTGAAAGAGGTGAAGGCCTCCTCCTCGTGTTTGGGCACCAGCCGCCAGTCGTGGTACATGACCTGCTCGATCTCCCGGGCCTCACTCTCCGTCTTTCCTGGGGAGAGGAGACCGAGGGCCCTCGCTCAGACGTTGCCGGAACAGCCTGTAGCGGGCAGCCTCCCCACCGAGTCTTACCTTTGAAGGTCAGGATGCCCCAGGCCTTCCCGTGGTCCAGGTTCTGTAAAGCAAGTGGGGGAGGAGGTCAGCTCGGAAAGCGCTCGCCCAGGGCTCGGGCAACCGGAGACCTCCTCCCACTCAGTGGCGCGCAGGGGAGGCGCGGGAGCCCCGCGGGGCCGGGAGCGGAGCGGAGCTCCGGCTGCGCGCACCTGCGCTGTGTAGTCCGGCCGGACGCGCGTGAGGCGCCAGTAGCATGGCTCGTCGTGCTGCCACAGCCAGGACTTGCGCGTGACCAGACGGCCCAGGCCGAAGAACGGAAGGCGGCCGAGCAGCTGCAGGAGCCGACTCTCGCGGTGCACGTCGACCCATGCTCGCATGGGCAGCTTGCGGCCCGAGTGCGGCCGTATCAGCGTCTCGTAGTCCAGGGCGTAGCGCACCGAATCGCGCGGCCGCTCCCGCTGCTCGCGCAGGGCCCGCACACGGCGGGCCAGCTCGGCGATCAGCCGCGGCCGCACCTTTCTGCGCGCCatggccagggaggcctcctCGGTCCGGCCGGAAgaccccgccgccgccgcgcctgGCGCCGGAAGCGGCGGGTGTCCCCCGCAAATGAGTCCGGGCGCAGCCGGAAGCGGAGAAGGGGCCGGGCGGGCCATGGCGAGGGCTGGGCTCGGGAGGGCCGGGGGCGTCCGCCGGGGCCCGGGGCCGCGGCGGCCCCCGACGTGGGAGATCTCGGATTCGGACGCCGAGGGCCCGGCTGGCGCGGAGACCCCCGCGAGGGCCCGGGACCCGGCTGGAGAGCGCAGGCCGGCGGCCGAGGCGCTGCGGCGGCTGCGGCCTGGGCAGGCGGTGCGTCGCTTGGCGGTGCTCGTGGACCCAGGTACGGAGAGCCGCCCGGGTG carries:
- the MRPS34 gene encoding 28S ribosomal protein S34, mitochondrial, with protein sequence MARRKVRPRLIAELARRVRALREQRERPRDSVRYALDYETLIRPHSGRKLPMRAWVDVHRESRLLQLLGRLPFFGLGRLVTRKSWLWQHDEPCYWRLTRVRPDYTAQNLDHGKAWGILTFKGKTESEAREIEQVMYHDWRLVPKHEEEAFTSFTPAPEETPCPVPYPPLLRAMILAERQKNGDPSTEEPMLSLERIRTDPWDYPENLEAKQKTKGTAV